In Vibrio sp. NTOU-M3, the following proteins share a genomic window:
- a CDS encoding ABC transporter ATP-binding protein, with protein MIQFKKVSKRYQLGEQYVEALKQVSGEISNGEMVALCGPSGSGKSTLLNILGLLDMEYEGEVLFAGRACPKDSHVAAQVRRTQLGFVFQRFNLIPVMTALENVAYPLMLNGFNAFEREARAKEILEKVGLGGFMEHRPDRLSGGQQQRVAIARALVHRPQLVIADEPTASLDSHTANVVIELMKALGHEMGTTFVVATHDPRMAEHCDRSILLSDGEINGEEMRWAS; from the coding sequence ATGATTCAATTCAAGAAAGTATCAAAGCGTTACCAACTCGGGGAGCAATATGTTGAGGCGCTTAAACAGGTGAGTGGTGAGATCTCCAACGGGGAGATGGTGGCATTATGTGGTCCCTCCGGTTCAGGTAAAAGTACGCTGTTGAATATCCTTGGACTGCTTGATATGGAATACGAAGGAGAGGTTTTGTTTGCTGGCCGAGCGTGCCCAAAGGATTCGCATGTTGCAGCGCAGGTTCGCCGGACTCAACTGGGCTTTGTATTCCAGCGCTTTAATTTAATTCCGGTCATGACAGCATTAGAAAATGTGGCTTATCCATTAATGCTGAATGGGTTTAATGCATTTGAGCGAGAAGCTAGAGCGAAAGAGATTCTGGAAAAAGTCGGGCTTGGGGGCTTTATGGAGCATCGTCCCGATCGTCTTTCTGGAGGCCAGCAACAACGCGTTGCTATCGCAAGGGCATTAGTTCATCGCCCTCAACTGGTAATCGCAGATGAACCGACCGCCAGTTTAGACAGTCATACTGCGAATGTGGTGATTGAGCTAATGAAGGCGCTAGGTCATGAAATGGGAACCACCTTTGTTGTTGCAACGCATGACCCACGTATGGCAGAGCATTGTGATCGGTCTATTTTGCTGTCCGATGGTGAAATTAACGGGGAGGAAATGCGATGGGCAAGTTAA
- the argF gene encoding ornithine carbamoyltransferase, producing the protein MKLPSSSATELNKANIEHMVSMKDFSVQEMDNMMELMSYLKQARKDNAIPQLFKGKSVGMIFEAGSTRTRVSFEVAATLLGGHALFLSPKDIHLGGKESIDDTSRVLSRMCDVIMARTNSPETLDGLLNMSTVPVINGLDTRFHPTQMLADLFTIREHITDGRQLNELTLAFMGDATDVCRSLMLTCAKYGMGFKQIGPVKYHMEPEWVELAESFCKESGGHIEITDDVEAIRDCDVVYGDSFYWVTQMDEKEERLAAFMPDYVITEELMAKAKPGAMLLHCLPANDKEEVTRGALESEYSVAFDEAENRLTAQMAILVYFTHKDAIVPSEETIKHHEDKILTFLSTL; encoded by the coding sequence ATGAAATTACCTTCTTCAAGTGCGACTGAACTTAATAAAGCGAATATTGAACACATGGTGTCGATGAAAGACTTCTCGGTTCAAGAGATGGACAACATGATGGAGCTGATGAGTTATCTAAAACAAGCTCGTAAAGACAACGCGATTCCGCAACTGTTCAAAGGGAAATCGGTTGGGATGATTTTTGAAGCGGGTTCGACTCGTACACGTGTCTCTTTTGAAGTTGCAGCGACCTTACTTGGTGGTCATGCACTCTTCCTCTCACCGAAGGATATCCATTTAGGTGGAAAAGAATCGATAGATGACACATCCCGAGTATTGTCTCGCATGTGCGATGTGATCATGGCGCGAACCAATAGCCCTGAAACACTTGATGGGTTACTCAACATGTCGACAGTGCCTGTGATCAACGGCTTAGATACGCGTTTTCATCCAACTCAGATGCTGGCTGATCTGTTTACTATTCGAGAGCACATTACAGATGGACGTCAGCTCAATGAACTGACTCTTGCCTTCATGGGTGATGCAACAGATGTGTGCCGCTCACTGATGTTGACGTGCGCCAAATATGGCATGGGTTTTAAGCAAATTGGTCCAGTGAAATACCACATGGAACCCGAGTGGGTTGAATTAGCGGAATCATTCTGCAAAGAGTCTGGCGGGCATATAGAAATTACTGATGATGTTGAAGCCATCCGTGATTGTGATGTGGTGTATGGCGATAGCTTTTACTGGGTGACTCAGATGGATGAGAAAGAGGAACGCCTCGCAGCATTCATGCCTGATTACGTCATTACTGAAGAGCTGATGGCTAAGGCAAAACCCGGTGCAATGTTGCTTCACTGCTTACCGGCAAATGATAAGGAAGAAGTCACCCGTGGTGCGCTTGAAAGTGAATATTCTGTGGCATTTGATGAGGCAGAAAACCGCTTAACGGCCCAAATGGCGATACTGGTGTACTTCACTCATAAAGATGCCATTGTCCCATCTGAAGAGACAATTAAGCATCATGAGGACAAGATCCTTACTTTTCTTAGCACCTTATAA
- a CDS encoding Rid family hydrolase, producing the protein MSNDIIKVSRNTENAPICSYSTQSVAFSHYNNISAQLPIDPNSGKLVEGGVKEQVKQCLANIQAIVESIGHGLYDVVKINIYLKHMTDLDLVDEVYAGFFSSHLPTRSVLAVTALPMEGALVQMDALISNGEGTHPQAACDLVKLVRNTPNAPLSMLSSQSVAFSHYNHISAQLPIEPQTGNMVVGGVKEQTRQCLRNLKAILNSIDVPFDDTVKINIHLKNIEDVFAVNEVYASFFPDSGIARCLGYMPARSIVAAQDLPMDALVQIDATVSHGDGTPPQEVEDRHGIVIRINNTLDAPVSKMSTQSVAFSHYNNISAQLPVTAETGVITTSCVKEQTVQCLNNIKAIVESIQHVMDDIVKVNIQLKDMRDLQAVNDVYASYFGKELPARTVIGVPDILMGASVQIDAIVSNGEGTQPGA; encoded by the coding sequence ATGAGTAATGACATCATCAAAGTTTCAAGAAATACGGAAAATGCGCCCATTTGTTCTTATTCCACTCAATCTGTCGCTTTTTCGCATTACAACAATATTTCGGCGCAATTACCTATTGATCCAAATAGTGGAAAGCTGGTTGAAGGGGGAGTGAAAGAGCAAGTTAAGCAGTGCCTCGCGAACATTCAAGCCATCGTCGAAAGTATCGGTCATGGTTTATATGATGTGGTTAAAATTAATATTTACTTGAAGCACATGACAGACCTTGATTTGGTCGACGAAGTTTACGCTGGTTTCTTTTCCAGCCATCTACCTACCCGAAGTGTGTTAGCAGTGACTGCGTTGCCAATGGAGGGAGCGCTTGTGCAGATGGATGCACTGATTTCTAACGGGGAGGGTACTCATCCGCAAGCCGCATGTGATTTGGTCAAATTGGTAAGAAACACACCAAACGCCCCTTTAAGTATGCTATCGAGTCAGAGTGTTGCATTTTCTCACTATAACCACATTTCGGCTCAGTTACCGATTGAACCCCAGACTGGAAACATGGTTGTTGGTGGTGTCAAAGAGCAAACTCGACAATGTTTACGTAACCTAAAAGCGATATTAAACAGTATTGATGTACCGTTTGACGATACCGTAAAGATCAATATCCACCTGAAAAATATTGAAGATGTGTTTGCAGTGAATGAAGTATATGCCTCTTTCTTCCCAGACTCTGGTATAGCGAGATGCCTTGGTTATATGCCAGCACGTTCTATTGTTGCCGCACAAGATCTACCAATGGATGCTTTGGTTCAAATTGATGCGACAGTGTCACATGGCGACGGTACGCCACCGCAAGAGGTGGAAGACAGACACGGTATCGTTATTCGCATCAACAATACGCTTGATGCTCCAGTGAGTAAAATGTCGACTCAATCAGTGGCTTTCTCTCATTACAATAACATCTCGGCTCAATTACCAGTGACTGCTGAAACGGGCGTTATCACAACGAGCTGTGTGAAAGAACAAACCGTTCAATGTTTGAATAACATTAAGGCGATTGTCGAAAGCATCCAACATGTGATGGATGACATCGTCAAAGTTAATATCCAGTTGAAAGATATGAGAGATTTACAAGCGGTGAATGATGTCTATGCCAGTTATTTTGGAAAAGAGTTACCAGCTCGGACTGTGATTGGTGTACCTGATATCTTGATGGGAGCATCAGTGCAAATTGATGCGATTGTTTCGAATGGGGAAGGAACACAACCTGGGGCCTAA
- a CDS encoding aldo/keto reductase family oxidoreductase, whose protein sequence is MVEKVTMAQQGPEFSELVQGYWRLGEWGMTPQQRLTFLKQHIELGISTVDHADIYGGYECEALFGEALKLEPSIREQIEIVTKCDINLCTEKNPERKINHYDTSAAHIYQSVNNSLERLGVEQIDVLLIHRPDVLMDADEVAEAFSELNKVGKVKHFGVSNFTLAQFELLQSRLSRPLVTNQVEINPLNFDVAHDGTLDQLQMKRVRPMAWSCLAGGEIFTGTSEQAKRVRAELEALREEVGAESIDQVIYAWVRRLPSKPLPIIGSGKIERVHSAAKALDIELTREQWYRVWVASKGHGVP, encoded by the coding sequence ATGGTAGAAAAGGTAACCATGGCACAGCAAGGACCAGAGTTTTCGGAACTTGTTCAGGGCTATTGGCGGTTAGGTGAGTGGGGAATGACACCACAGCAGCGCCTCACATTTCTAAAGCAGCATATTGAGCTTGGTATTAGCACCGTTGACCATGCTGATATTTACGGCGGCTATGAATGTGAAGCGCTATTTGGTGAAGCGTTAAAGCTTGAACCTTCGATTCGTGAACAAATTGAGATTGTGACCAAATGCGATATTAATCTCTGTACAGAGAAAAATCCTGAACGAAAAATCAATCATTACGACACCAGTGCGGCGCACATTTATCAGTCGGTCAATAACTCATTAGAGCGATTGGGCGTAGAGCAGATTGATGTTTTATTAATTCATCGCCCAGATGTGTTGATGGATGCTGATGAAGTCGCAGAAGCATTTAGTGAATTGAACAAAGTGGGTAAAGTGAAACATTTTGGTGTATCAAACTTCACGCTTGCTCAGTTTGAGCTTTTGCAATCGCGCCTGTCGCGACCTCTGGTGACAAACCAAGTTGAGATCAATCCGTTGAATTTTGATGTAGCTCATGACGGCACACTTGATCAACTGCAAATGAAACGCGTAAGGCCAATGGCTTGGTCTTGCCTCGCAGGTGGTGAAATATTTACAGGTACTTCTGAGCAGGCGAAACGTGTGCGTGCGGAGCTAGAAGCATTGCGCGAAGAGGTTGGTGCCGAAAGTATTGATCAAGTGATTTATGCGTGGGTTCGTCGCTTACCTTCTAAACCATTACCTATTATTGGTTCAGGAAAAATTGAGCGAGTACATTCAGCAGCCAAAGCGTTAGATATTGAACTGACTCGAGAGCAGTGGTATCGGGTTTGGGTGGCGTCAAAAGGCCACGGTGTGCCATAG
- the arcC gene encoding carbamate kinase, which translates to MSKPIIVVAVGGNALLQRGEIMSCENQQKSIAQTASSLAELSKDYRLVIVHGNGPQVGLLSLQNDAYKDCPPYPFDVLGAETQGMIGYLIQQGLNAAIEDRYTTTILTRIVVDKDDPAVADPSKFIGPVYNEEQAKQLAEANGWIVKPDGAHWRRVVPSPKPKEVLEIKAIKDLLEKEHLIICGGGGGAPVVEDNGAYVGFEAVIDKDMTAALIAEQIGAEHLLILTDGTHVCLNWGTPEEQKLEHVTVKQMQQYQFPAGSMGPKVDACCQFVESTRQKGHIGDLSCALEIIEGRSGTHIQP; encoded by the coding sequence ATGTCTAAACCGATCATTGTTGTTGCTGTCGGAGGAAATGCACTATTACAGCGGGGTGAGATTATGAGTTGCGAGAACCAGCAAAAGAGTATTGCACAAACTGCAAGCTCATTGGCTGAACTGAGCAAAGACTATCGCTTAGTGATTGTTCACGGTAATGGCCCGCAGGTAGGGTTACTTTCACTGCAAAATGACGCTTACAAAGACTGCCCTCCGTACCCTTTTGATGTACTGGGAGCTGAAACACAAGGGATGATCGGCTATTTAATCCAACAGGGGCTAAATGCCGCTATTGAAGACCGTTATACCACCACGATCCTAACCCGTATTGTGGTTGACAAAGACGATCCGGCAGTGGCTGATCCATCTAAGTTTATTGGCCCGGTCTATAACGAAGAGCAAGCAAAACAACTCGCTGAAGCCAATGGCTGGATTGTGAAACCAGATGGCGCCCACTGGCGCCGCGTCGTGCCTTCGCCTAAACCAAAAGAAGTGTTAGAGATCAAAGCAATCAAAGACCTACTTGAAAAAGAACATTTAATTATTTGCGGCGGCGGAGGCGGTGCACCCGTGGTTGAAGACAATGGTGCTTACGTCGGCTTTGAAGCCGTAATTGATAAAGATATGACTGCAGCGTTAATTGCCGAACAAATTGGCGCTGAACATTTACTTATCCTGACTGACGGCACGCACGTTTGCTTAAATTGGGGGACACCTGAAGAGCAAAAGCTCGAACATGTGACGGTCAAACAAATGCAACAATATCAGTTCCCAGCAGGCTCTATGGGACCTAAAGTCGACGCTTGTTGCCAATTCGTTGAGAGCACGAGGCAGAAAGGCCACATTGGCGATCTGTCTTGTGCACTTGAAATCATCGAAGGTCGATCCGGCACTCATATACAACCGTAA
- a CDS encoding alpha-amylase, protein MSMVVNASPTLSISTTTTSRDFPLTSQVPLTIPLVKDAYTLTISGLTGNCKADTQQKARFRTPLSLNCTKATTLPIKIRFSGDYEFVFDDIQHTLTINRATKKTTKSTFKRPIPNVKCEQYAHGPVTLFVVNTFPEGTRLRDAFTNAEVTVKNQQVTITPSPSSGGLVLLAPVVPETPAPAFTYRNANIYFVMVDRFNNGDTQNDHSYGRKKDGKQEIGTFHGGDLKGIIDKLDYIASLGTNVLWLSPIVEQVHGFVGGGDSGSFPFYAYHGYWTRDFTKLDANFGNEEDLQTLVSQAHQRGIKVLLDAVINHPGYATLADLQHDHIAVGDSEKLPDNWTNWTPSSAQNWHEYNQLIDYNSPQWRNWWGSDWVRAKLPNYPEPGSSDTTLTLAGLPDFLTESPQFVTPPKWLLENPNTRVKARDNFAVSDYLIEWQSDWVKRFGIDGFRVDTVKHVEGEVWQRLKQSASQQLEQWRKANNKRGEPFWMMGEVWGHSAYRSPYAEQGFDALINFDLQKKLDKGAACFSQMAETYQNYADSMLQTPDYTPVSYMSSHDTELFFSRFNRYDMQRNAANALLLTPGAIQVYYGDEIGRPIGPYADDFHQGTRSDMVWQLSDQQNALLEHWKVLGQFRAKHPAVGAGKHSVIPQQHGYAFSRILGNDKVFVGFVGH, encoded by the coding sequence ATGTCTATGGTTGTCAATGCATCACCTACGCTTTCTATTTCTACCACAACCACGAGCCGAGATTTCCCTCTCACCAGTCAAGTACCTTTAACGATTCCCTTAGTAAAAGACGCTTATACGCTAACCATTTCGGGTCTAACGGGAAATTGTAAAGCAGATACGCAGCAGAAAGCCCGCTTTCGCACACCGTTGAGCCTAAATTGCACCAAAGCAACGACTCTTCCCATAAAAATACGATTTAGCGGTGACTATGAATTTGTTTTCGATGACATCCAGCATACATTAACCATCAACAGGGCGACTAAGAAAACGACCAAATCAACATTTAAACGCCCAATTCCCAACGTGAAGTGTGAGCAATACGCTCACGGCCCGGTAACCTTATTTGTTGTTAATACCTTTCCTGAAGGCACCCGTTTGCGTGACGCTTTCACCAATGCAGAGGTGACGGTAAAAAACCAGCAGGTAACGATAACCCCTTCCCCCAGTAGCGGAGGTTTGGTGTTACTTGCACCTGTGGTTCCCGAAACACCAGCGCCCGCTTTCACCTATCGCAATGCCAACATCTATTTTGTCATGGTTGACCGATTCAATAACGGTGATACACAAAATGACCACAGCTATGGTCGTAAAAAGGATGGAAAGCAAGAGATAGGAACATTCCACGGCGGGGATCTCAAAGGCATCATTGATAAACTCGATTACATTGCCAGCTTAGGAACGAATGTACTTTGGCTATCACCAATTGTTGAACAGGTACATGGTTTTGTTGGTGGTGGCGACAGCGGTAGCTTTCCTTTTTATGCCTACCATGGTTACTGGACGCGCGATTTCACCAAGCTTGACGCAAACTTTGGTAATGAAGAAGATCTACAAACACTGGTTTCACAAGCACACCAACGTGGCATCAAAGTACTGCTCGATGCCGTGATCAACCACCCCGGCTATGCCACACTTGCCGACCTTCAACATGATCATATTGCCGTCGGCGATAGTGAGAAATTACCGGATAATTGGACAAACTGGACACCCAGTTCTGCGCAAAATTGGCACGAGTACAACCAGCTTATCGATTACAACAGTCCCCAGTGGCGTAATTGGTGGGGAAGTGATTGGGTTCGCGCCAAGTTGCCTAACTACCCAGAGCCCGGCTCTAGTGATACCACACTCACCCTCGCTGGTTTACCAGACTTCTTAACGGAATCACCCCAATTTGTCACACCGCCAAAATGGCTGCTAGAGAACCCAAATACTCGCGTTAAAGCAAGAGACAATTTTGCCGTTTCAGATTATTTAATCGAATGGCAAAGTGACTGGGTCAAACGTTTTGGAATCGATGGCTTTCGAGTTGACACGGTAAAGCACGTTGAAGGCGAGGTGTGGCAGCGGCTCAAACAAAGTGCCAGTCAACAACTTGAGCAGTGGCGTAAAGCCAACAATAAACGTGGTGAACCTTTTTGGATGATGGGCGAAGTATGGGGCCATTCCGCTTACCGTTCCCCTTATGCAGAGCAGGGCTTTGATGCATTAATCAACTTTGATCTACAAAAGAAACTGGATAAAGGAGCGGCCTGCTTCAGCCAAATGGCCGAGACTTACCAAAACTACGCCGACAGTATGCTGCAAACACCGGACTATACTCCTGTCAGCTATATGTCTTCTCACGATACAGAGTTATTTTTTAGCCGCTTTAATCGTTATGATATGCAGCGAAACGCTGCGAATGCCCTTCTCTTAACTCCAGGTGCCATACAAGTTTATTACGGCGACGAAATCGGCCGACCAATCGGACCATATGCCGACGATTTTCATCAAGGGACCCGCTCTGACATGGTGTGGCAATTGAGTGATCAGCAAAACGCGTTATTAGAACACTGGAAAGTTCTCGGACAATTTCGAGCAAAACACCCTGCGGTTGGCGCAGGAAAACACTCCGTTATCCCACAACAACATGGGTATGCGTTTTCCCGAATCTTAGGGAACGACAAAGTCTTTGTTGGGTTTGTCGGTCATTAA
- the aguA gene encoding agmatine deiminase has protein sequence MRKLLETTPKQDGFRMPAEHEPHSEIWMAWPERTDNWRNGAKPAQRVFTEVAKQINKTTPVTMLVSAEQYDNAVSRLPDDVRVLEVSTDDSWMRDIGASYVVNDDGERRGVDWEFNAWGGFVDGLYWPWKRDDQVAQKMCEVTADSRYRAPIVLEGGSIHIDGEGTLYTTEECLLDESRNPDLSKEELTEILCQHLNVEKIIWLPRGLYNDETNGHVDNILHVVKPGEVVLTWCDDENDPQYAISREAYDCLTNQTDAKGRNIVVHKLPMPGPLYMAKEEAAGIDIAEGMEREAGERLAASYANYLITNRQIVLPLLDERYDSEVKEILQGIYPGYEVNGVPAREILLGGGNIHCITQQVPKV, from the coding sequence ATGAGAAAGCTATTAGAAACAACACCCAAGCAAGATGGATTCAGAATGCCTGCTGAGCATGAACCACATAGTGAAATCTGGATGGCTTGGCCAGAGCGTACTGACAACTGGCGTAATGGCGCGAAGCCTGCGCAGCGAGTGTTTACCGAAGTGGCTAAACAGATCAACAAAACCACGCCGGTAACCATGTTGGTGAGCGCGGAGCAATACGACAATGCCGTTTCTCGGCTGCCGGATGATGTTCGTGTGCTTGAAGTCTCTACAGACGACTCGTGGATGCGGGATATTGGCGCAAGTTATGTGGTTAATGACGACGGTGAGCGCCGTGGTGTTGACTGGGAGTTCAACGCCTGGGGTGGATTTGTCGACGGACTTTACTGGCCTTGGAAACGTGATGATCAAGTGGCCCAAAAAATGTGTGAAGTGACGGCAGATTCACGCTACCGAGCGCCGATTGTGCTAGAGGGTGGCTCTATTCACATCGATGGTGAAGGAACGTTGTACACCACGGAAGAATGTCTGCTTGATGAAAGCCGTAATCCGGATCTAAGCAAAGAAGAATTAACGGAGATTCTTTGTCAGCACCTCAACGTTGAGAAGATCATTTGGCTACCACGAGGCTTATACAACGATGAAACTAACGGTCATGTGGACAACATTCTTCACGTCGTCAAGCCGGGTGAGGTGGTTTTGACGTGGTGTGATGATGAAAACGATCCGCAATATGCCATCAGTCGTGAGGCGTATGATTGCCTAACCAACCAAACTGATGCCAAAGGGCGCAACATTGTGGTTCATAAACTGCCAATGCCCGGGCCGTTATACATGGCCAAAGAAGAAGCCGCAGGCATCGATATCGCCGAAGGTATGGAGCGTGAAGCAGGAGAGCGCTTAGCGGCGTCATATGCCAACTATCTGATCACCAACCGTCAGATCGTATTGCCATTGTTGGATGAACGTTACGACTCCGAAGTAAAAGAAATCCTCCAAGGTATTTATCCGGGCTACGAAGTCAACGGCGTCCCCGCGCGAGAAATTTTATTGGGTGGCGGCAATATCCACTGCATTACCCAACAAGTACCCAAAGTCTAA
- a CDS encoding APC family permease, which produces MSNETQGKMGVMSIALFTLCAVLVVDTLTASASIGVSSIGWWVVMLIFFVIPYGLITSELSTTYPGDGGIYDWVKEAFNFKWAVRTTWFYWINVGLWMPAVYIMFAGMFAELFMPDLSLWGQIAICIALTWLTVWICNVSADIGVWVTNIGALLKILVIGTLGVGGFVYGMKNGVANEFTFSAMVPTLDSAVAFLPAIVFNLMGFELVATMTKEMKDVRDMPKAVFLSISITAFLYIFGTVGILMALPVESIGLVAGLIDTFKTLFGQGPLGNAMVYFFGVCALLTLIGNMVSWTMGASRAAAEAAQEGELPAPVAKMSEKGSPVGANNITGIVSTVVILSYALFAQGNDDLFWSIFAFSSCIFLLPYLFMFPAYLKLRLVDSERERPFKVPGGLLAQVIMTVVCFFVIFQAVVLFIFPEALELTVADWNYTAPVLIGVIATILVGEWILLGALKRKNQQLEQKVDA; this is translated from the coding sequence ATGAGTAACGAAACTCAAGGAAAAATGGGGGTCATGAGTATTGCACTATTTACGTTATGTGCAGTACTTGTGGTCGACACTCTCACCGCATCCGCCAGCATAGGAGTCAGCTCAATAGGCTGGTGGGTTGTGATGCTAATCTTCTTTGTGATCCCTTACGGATTAATTACATCTGAACTAAGTACGACCTATCCCGGTGATGGCGGTATATATGACTGGGTAAAAGAAGCCTTTAATTTTAAATGGGCGGTACGGACAACATGGTTCTACTGGATTAACGTGGGTCTATGGATGCCAGCCGTCTATATCATGTTTGCTGGTATGTTCGCTGAGTTATTTATGCCCGATCTTTCTTTGTGGGGCCAAATTGCCATTTGTATCGCGTTAACTTGGCTTACCGTGTGGATCTGTAATGTTTCAGCAGATATTGGGGTTTGGGTTACCAATATTGGCGCGTTGCTAAAAATTTTAGTGATTGGAACGCTAGGTGTGGGCGGCTTTGTCTACGGCATGAAAAACGGCGTTGCCAATGAATTTACCTTTTCTGCGATGGTGCCAACGTTAGACTCTGCCGTGGCATTCCTGCCTGCGATTGTATTTAACCTAATGGGGTTTGAACTGGTTGCAACAATGACCAAAGAAATGAAAGACGTGCGTGATATGCCCAAAGCCGTCTTCCTTTCCATTAGTATTACGGCATTCCTTTATATCTTCGGTACCGTTGGCATTTTGATGGCATTGCCTGTTGAAAGTATCGGCTTAGTCGCGGGTCTGATTGACACCTTCAAAACCTTGTTTGGCCAAGGACCTCTTGGTAACGCAATGGTGTACTTCTTTGGTGTCTGTGCGTTATTAACGCTGATCGGCAACATGGTGAGTTGGACAATGGGGGCAAGTCGTGCGGCGGCTGAAGCAGCGCAAGAAGGTGAACTGCCAGCGCCTGTGGCTAAGATGTCTGAGAAAGGCTCTCCCGTTGGCGCAAACAATATCACTGGTATTGTCTCCACGGTGGTGATCTTGTCTTATGCGTTATTTGCTCAGGGTAACGATGACTTGTTCTGGTCAATTTTTGCCTTCTCAAGCTGCATTTTCTTATTGCCTTATCTGTTTATGTTCCCTGCTTATCTCAAACTGCGTTTGGTTGACAGTGAGCGCGAACGCCCATTCAAAGTCCCGGGTGGATTGTTGGCGCAAGTCATCATGACGGTGGTGTGTTTCTTCGTCATTTTCCAAGCGGTGGTGCTGTTTATTTTCCCTGAAGCTCTTGAATTGACGGTTGCCGACTGGAACTACACCGCACCAGTCTTGATTGGTGTGATCGCTACTATCTTAGTCGGTGAGTGGATCTTACTTGGTGCTTTGAAACGTAAAAATCAGCAGTTAGAACAAAAAGTTGATGCTTAG
- a CDS encoding TetR/AcrR family transcriptional regulator, whose product MRKVNTEKKLLKINQAVIQLMDRREATDISMYDIAKECGMATSTVYHHYPNIEKLFHSLLENVFDEFELLLNQCIDEDKIFHWHDINRMIETAYVDYYNSSPIAKKLILGRHTFAELGHADTEHDLKLGDQVEMIYRRFFDIPQLPQPINIFAISLQVADKLYSLSYRKYGYITPELAEEALRLTESYLQLYIPPICQKSVHTPQSATEHKPEFYS is encoded by the coding sequence ATGCGCAAAGTCAACACAGAAAAGAAATTGTTGAAAATTAACCAGGCAGTTATTCAATTAATGGATAGACGAGAAGCAACAGATATATCTATGTACGACATTGCAAAGGAATGTGGTATGGCAACGTCTACGGTTTATCACCATTATCCAAATATAGAAAAATTATTTCATTCCCTTTTAGAAAATGTATTTGATGAATTTGAACTTCTATTAAATCAATGTATAGATGAAGATAAAATATTTCATTGGCATGATATTAATAGAATGATAGAAACCGCCTACGTGGATTATTACAATAGCAGTCCTATTGCAAAAAAGTTGATACTCGGTCGCCACACCTTTGCCGAGCTAGGCCATGCCGACACCGAGCATGATTTAAAGCTAGGCGATCAAGTTGAGATGATTTATCGACGCTTCTTTGATATTCCACAATTACCTCAGCCCATCAATATCTTCGCTATCTCGCTACAAGTGGCCGACAAACTCTACTCCCTTTCTTATCGCAAGTATGGCTACATCACTCCAGAACTCGCCGAAGAGGCACTTCGGTTAACCGAATCTTACCTTCAACTTTATATTCCACCTATTTGCCAAAAATCAGTTCATACACCCCAATCAGCAACGGAACATAAGCCAGAGTTTTATTCGTAA